From Chryseotalea sp. WA131a:
GCGGACATTGGTTTTGTAAACCTAGTAGCCGGCAAAACTGCGGAGCAAACTTTGTTAAGAGGTTTTACATCAGTACGTGACTTAGGTGGACCTGTGTTGGGTCTTAAAAGAGCAATTGACCTTGGTATTAGCACTGGCCCTCGCATTTGGCCGTCAGGAGCCTTCATTTCGCAAACTGGAGGGCATGGAGATTTTCGTTTACCGAATGAAGTACCTCGCCTGTCGAACACGGGACCCAGCTATGCAGAGCGAGTGAATGCCGCCATAATTGCGGACAATCCAGATGAGGTGCGCAAAGCAGCACGTGAACAACTAATGTTAGGTGCTAGCCAGCTGAAACTGATGGCGGGTGGAGGAGTAGCCTCTTCCTATGATCCATTGGATGTAAGCCAATATACTGAAGCCGAATTTCATTCTGCCGTTGAAGCTGCTGAAAACTGGGGCACTTATGTAACGGTTCATGCATACACACCGAAGGCCATACAAACTGCAATTGCAGGAGGAGTGAAATGCATTGATCATGGACAGCTTGCAGATGATGCAACGGCTCAGCTCATGGCATCAAAAGGTGTGTGGTGGAGTTTACAAGTATTTCTTGACGATGAAGATGCAAACCCTCAACCGAATCCTGAAAACCGAAAAAAGCAAATTGAAATGTCCGCTGGCACTTCGACTGCGTATTCATTGGCAAAAAAATATAAAGTAAAAACAGCGTGGGGC
This genomic window contains:
- a CDS encoding amidohydrolase family protein; the protein is MSTTPILTNKNGNTKIIDGKGKFLMPGLIDAHTHIMFAGITQQVIMTADIGFVNLVAGKTAEQTLLRGFTSVRDLGGPVLGLKRAIDLGISTGPRIWPSGAFISQTGGHGDFRLPNEVPRLSNTGPSYAERVNAAIIADNPDEVRKAAREQLMLGASQLKLMAGGGVASSYDPLDVSQYTEAEFHSAVEAAENWGTYVTVHAYTPKAIQTAIAGGVKCIDHGQLADDATAQLMASKGVWWSLQVFLDDEDANPQPNPENRKKQIEMSAGTSTAYSLAKKYKVKTAWGSDFLFDPTARVQQGKQIAKMAKWYTSFEILKMVTADNAELLNMAGKRSPYLGKLGVIEEGALADILLVDGDPLKNINLIAEPENNFVLIMKDGVIYKNTIK